The nucleotide window AAGCATTCTCGTAACAGAGCACCAGACTTTCCGAGTATCAGTAGTCGTTCAACCACTTTAGCCAGTGCCACCGCTGAGAATTATTGAGAACAATTAGTGATGTTATCCCAAGCCATTAAATCATCAGCTATTTAATTGTTAACTTTAGTGGATACAAATTATCACAAATAACACTATTGAGTGGTAAACTCTAATCATAGGAGAAGCCAAGAACCTAACACAAGGAAATCTTGCCCTCAAGATTCAGCTACCAAAATACTCACCAATCAACTTTATCTCTGACTCTCTTGATAGCCCCGGTTTGAAAGAGTTAGTGGAAACCAATCCGAGGGCAGCTAACCAGGTTTCGAAGCCTCCATCTCCATCTTTCTCCAATGTACTCTCTACAACTTCAGGAGAACATAAATAGCACGATGATATAGCAAGCAACAAAGGCTTCCAGAGAGATCCAGGCTTGCTTTTAACTTCTCTGAAACGAGAAAATGTTGCCTGACAAAATGCTGCTGCTAATGACTGCTTCACGTTTTCTGTTTCAGATGAGTAACTTGGGACATGTAGCAGCAAATGGATACAAGAGCAAGCCCTCCATGTTGCAGATGGATATTGTAAAGTGGCCTCACTTATAAAAGTACCAATACCTTCTATTACAGAATGCTTGGGAACAGGTGGAGCTGGAGGAGATGGCATCTGTCCTACAATAAAATTCTTCAGCCCATACTTACTGTGTAGACTGACAACTTCTTTAATGCACTCAAAGACTGACATGTCCTCTGATTCTTCCCAAGCATGCCAGTCCGCAATCAGATCAGCCCAAACTAATAATAGCTCTGGTACTTTAAGCTCTAGAATTACATTACTTCCAGTAACAGATAGCATGATGGATCGAAGTAGCGTTGATGCAGAATCTAAGCAAGATGGAGGGGGTAGAGCATTATCTTCCTGATCCTGGTCAAGAAACAGAAATCAACAGACGTAACAATTTGAAACCCAGATGCCTATCACAAAACTGATTAAAGTATGACTGACTGAAGGGCGGAATAAGCAAGAAAATGGAGTTTTGTCAACCTATTATCTAATAGCAGAAGTCCTAAACTAACCGATATATGCATTGGTGCGAGCCAAGCCTGTTGCAAGAGATCAGAGAAAGCTCTGCCGATAGTAGCTTGACCTGATAGAAAGTTTTGGCTGGATTCCTTCTCTTCCAGTTCTTCAGACATatcattttcccaaatttgAGCCATCACTGCTAATGCTGCAAAGCCATTCTCAACCATCTGACATAAGGTGTCACTTCATCAGTATTATACTGATAGTTGAAATTGGTGCAGGTTATTACTTTACAAAAAAATGATGATAACTTAGGGATTAACATTTGAACGCATGCAACAACAGAATCAATCAACAGAAATGTAGTGACTATTATATAAACCGGGAAGTATGaatgtaagaaaaaaaatcaactctATGCCCGGAAAGAACCAGGCAAACTAGTTGCATAACAGCAAGCACGatctaaagaaagaaaaaaattctaaacCCTAAAAACATTCCAAAAGCACAGTCAGAATCAGGCAAATTTTATTTACATTCCAACTTGCATAATAGGGCTAGCATGAATGCAAGGAGGAAAAATCCAAATAAAGCAGTACTGATCTGATGGACAACCTATGCTATCTTGGGTCAAATTGATCAAGCAGTGTAATACAATATTTATGTGATTCTGTATTTTATAGCAAAACTGTTTCACTCTCCTTTCAACCATCAGGTGCATCAATCACTAGTTGGTTAATGCATTAATCAATACAATAAGCAAGCTACCATGCAACAGTATATGGATCGACACATACTTGAGGCCATGGCTCCAGACCAGGGGGCATACGTTTTGAGATTTCCACAACCAATGATGAAATGATATATGGGATATGGACTGCAACATTTTCATTTCCCGCCTCCACCACAGAACTAAGAAGCTGAAATAAAATAGAGTTTTCTTCCTCGTTACGGCCAATTCTACCAATCACAACTTGAAGGAGAGGAAGCCACTCAGGTGGTGGATAGTCATTCTGAAGATAGAATATAAGATCAGTTAAAGCCATAATGCTGTTGTTTAACCCACAAGTACAGGATTGTTTTTGTGACTCACATCAAGAAGCGCTACAATGGCTGCAGCAGCAGATACCCGCACTGGATAACAAGAAGTATCGCTGCTGTCGGGCATAGCCAATGCCTTTAGCAATGAGGAATACACATCTGCACTCATGTCCTGAAAATGAGACAGAATCAGAAAGTGGGCTATCACAACTAGAATAAGGTTTCCAGGGAAGTATATTGGAATATTAGATGCATAAATGTTCATGATGGTTTGACGAAAAAAAGTGCATAGATCGACTTCTGATTTAAATAAAGCATAAGCAAAGCAGATGGCAAGGAAACGGTCTCACTTCAGGTAGACAGGATGCCAGTTCTCCCAGCACCCAGTTTGCAGCAGCAACCAACGGTGGGCCCACTGATAAATTATACAATGGTAGCAGCCGAGATCGAACCAGAGTTGCTGAATGTGTAGGTTCCTGCTCTCTTAGAAACTGTATAGCAATAAAACGAGTACAAATCTTCAATGCAGACTCTTTTAATACCTCAAGTTACAAATTTATGAAGTAACAGGAGGAGAAATCCTTACATCTAGCAAGCCAGCATATGCCATCAAAACACCAAAATAGCTGTCAAGATCATAATAAAATAatcaaaaataaatttaaagtgCCATGAGATAAGTGTGTAACATACAAAACAGAAAATGGTGATGACAAAGAGGAACTGAAATTTTTCTAAAAGAGACATACTATAACAAAGATTAaacagaaatgaaaaagaaaaataccaacagaagaaaataataacttgAAAATAACAAATTTTTAAGTATAGATGACATATAATTCCAATATCAACAATTCATATGTAAGGATGTGTGTTTATGAACTCACTCATTCATAATTCTAGTTTGGGATGGATTAGCATCAGAAGGAATTGGAAACTTTGACAGAAATGGAAGCACCAATAGTTCTCCAATTGAACAAGTTTGATTGTTTCGCTTCTTCTTTTCACCCTTTTTGCGTTTGGATGAAGCTGATGAGGCATTAGTAGAAGTTCCCATTTGAGGTCCCTGTAGACATTTAAAGACGACCTTAAAAACATGCTGTTCAAAATATATGCCCaacatatatattcatcaagGAGCAAGTAGGAGTAACCTTTGACACTGAAATAACACCAAGTAAATTTATAGCACTTTTTCTGGCTGTAAATAGATCCTCCCTCCAGCCAGAAATTTCTTCCTGttcaaaaacaaagtatataatTGGTCGAAATGGTGAAGGAATTGCATAGAAGATCGTTAAAACTATAAGCTTCCCTTACAAGGTCAGATGGAAGATTCTTTCGTATGTACTCCTCTGCATCTTCTTCCCACTCTGAGATATCCTACTTGAATTTATTGCCAGAATAAATGGGGATTAGAAGAACTTTTACTTTAAGCACTTTCAAGCTgatttcacacacacacacacacacacatataactGTCCTGAAAACTTACCTTTTCATTCATTACCAATGCTGGAAAGATTGCAGAATCCAACAGATATGAAAAATGTGGAGAAACTAATCTCCATCCCTGAATACAAATGAAAGTGAGTTCATTTAAAGAAAGAACATGTAGTTCAGAAATTTATACAAAATTTCTATTCCATGGGAGAGTTAAAGCATCCAGGAGCAAGAAACTTACGGGCCCTGTTTCAAGAACATGTGATATCACGTCAAAAGACAATGAAATAATCCTCTCTGATAAAAAGTCAAGCTTCTGCACACAGAACATTACATTTCAAGTTGTAACATGACAAGCAAAACAACAGGTTTCATGGATATTAAAGTCCAGAGAAACATTTTTCTTCAGAATGAGACGTAATCAAACTAAACATCAAGATCAAATGTGATGATTTacaaatttcaataaaaaactTACGCTGATATTCTTGCTGTATTTGACTACGTTCAGAGCACATTTTACAATGTCTGGCATCAACCTAAAAATGTAAAAGAGTACAAAACATGAATACTAACCACAACGATCCTTTAGTACAAGAGAACTAAATACATCACTGTTTAACTGTTTTATTACTTATCAGAATACTTCCGGTGTCGAGTAATGAGACAACAGAAAATGCGCAGACTTCTTTTTCCAGTCTTTAACCTCATCTGGTACCCATTGTCTGGAGTTATCACGCAGTCAAAACTCAAAGAATCAAGAATGCCAATTAGATCATGACAAAACGAAGGTAGAAGAGGCACTAAAGCAGATGGCATATGCGACCTCACCTATCAACATAACGATATGTCAAAAACTAAAAAGTACAACAACcataataataaacaaaatcaaaataataaaCACATAAACAGGTGTGTGGggataaaaagaaaattaagcaAAATAAGTTGTGCACATGTTCCATAGTCATAAACAAGAGCTTTTACTTACAGTGAAATACATGCATTTGCAGACAATCAGAAGTAAATTTTCTGTTTCCACGTCTGTCATACCATGAGTACCCAATGCCTGTTTGATACATAGAATCCATCATTGTAAAGTCTCATAGAAGATCAGAAAGGGTGTGAGGGAAACAAGGGTAAAGTACAAAAGACAATAACCTTTTGAACAATTTGATGGAATAATGTTAACAAAGGCACAAGAATATCCTTTGCAATTAGCTCTAGCTGTGGCGGTACTGGCTCCTTTGAAACTGTAGCCTCCAAAAAATACTGCCAGAAAAAGTGTGGTTTATATGCCACTTTACCATGTGAGAGGCCACTCAGAGATATTATTACAGACATATATTAAAGAATATAGCATGGTTTGCAACACACACAGAAACTGGTATTCCGAAacaaaaaatttgagaaatggaaaagaaaaaaatatgtagaCGACAAGTCACATGCAATTATaagaaaaaatggaaacttcaaacataaaactaatatgatACCCTGTACAAAATTGGCTTAAGTTATATGGTAGATGTCATCAAACCAGCCAAAATTAGAAACacaaacataaaagaaaaaacaaatgttGATTTTATAGCATACAAAGATCAAAAAGTATCATCAAAACTGTGGTTTATACCTGTCACATAAATTCTTATCTATATTTAAGGTTTACTGACCATAACTTCTTAAACCAATTCCCCCAAATATAAGTACATATTTCCCACTTAATTTCCCTACATTCTATTCTGTAATTGTAAATCTCTAAATGTTTTCACATCAATTTGAATTGAAAGTAGCAATTACCTGAAAAGGTCTAACAAGTGCATGAAGAACTCGTAGGGCATTAACGGTGTTCCATTGAGAGTTTGCACCACTAATAAGGTTACTATTTTCAAGGGCGGCTCGCAGATCAGGAACAAGTTCAGGCCACCAATTCTGCTTAACAAACTCAGCAACAACAATAACCCGGAACTGCcatccgaaaaaaaaaaaaacattaaaacaaatcTCACACATCAAAATCTCGCAACCGCAACTAATAGCAGCAAAATTTCAGCTACTGCACAGAGAAATTGCATACCACTTCAACCAAAACTTTAACGACCGCAGGTTCGGATTGCAGCAAAGCTCGCAAGAGCTGGTCCTTGAACTCCTTACTGACTTTCGGTTTCGAATCCGAAACATGCCCTTCAACATTTTTCCTAGTGAAGTTTTTTAAGTATGTAGCCGCAGCGATTTTCTGACCTTGATTTTCACCTCCTGGTATTGAAAATTAATTCACCAACTCACTCACGTCAATCTTTCCAAGAAATTTTACCGTTTCACTAACATTTCACATTGATAATAAAACAATCAGAGCAGGTATATGAGTCTAATTAATTAACCCTAATTAAGGAGTAGAAATTAGTAATTACCGGCGGAGATGGAGAGGAGATAGTAAGGGAAATCGGGGAGCTGAGAGAGGCGATCGAGGGCTTCGGTTGCCGTATGGACGGCGCCGGAATCGGGGCTGACGGTGGCGTTTAGCAGCTGACCGATTTGAGCTGCGACCTCCATAGCTTTTTGGTTCTTCTCTGTCtagcaaaaaccctaatttcgctGAGCTGCCAAAATAGAGTGGGAGTGTGACTAAAAGGTCAAAGTCATTGCGCGGGAAAGAAATCGCATTTTGCCCCGACGACgggtaaaaagtaaaaaagtaaaaactatTATTGGCTGCTGATTTCGAAACCGGGGGCAGTTTGGGGTATTCACAAAGTCAGAGGAATTAAAACACTGGAAAACAACAATGGAGATGCGGGGTATCGAACCCCGTACCTCTCGCATGCAAAGCGAGCGCTCTACCATGTGAGCTACATCCCCGTTATCCCTTAATTCTAATCTTATTtaataaaagaaagagaaaatgttacaaacagtactTGAATTAAGactcattcttaacttcagtacctgactatacaaaactatcactttggtatcccaagtttgaagtccgacccaaAAATGGAACATGTTGTCTATCACGacgttaactagctaaccacgtggcatattttgagagCCCTCATAgtttgccacgtagcaaagACTTCACGCTGTGATCGAcagcgtgtaccattcttgggtcgagcttcaaacttagagtaccaaagtgatagttttgcatagtcgggtactgaaatTAGGAGTCGGTCTTCGCTGTGATGGAcagcgtgtaccattcttgggtcgagcttcaaacttagggtaccaaagtgatagttttgtatAGTCAGGTACTGAAATTAGGAATCGGTCTTAATTTTGGTagtgtttgaaatattttctctaaaagaaaatGACTTAAAAACCGAGGGAGGGGAAAGATCTAGGTGGGACgcgtggaggaagaagaagcccaTTTCCAATGACATGAAGCCAGTACTGCTTAAACTCCCTAGCCACGTTCTCTTCATGCAACAGCCCACTACTCTTTATATAACTCTCTCCTTCAACCCCTCTCTCTGCACCACAAAGAaagccacacaaaaaaaaactcttcgATTCTGCTGTCACAACTGTTCTGTCTTCGTTACTTTACTCTCTGTGAAGATGCCTGGGCTAACGATTGGAGACACTATCCCCAACGTCGAAGCTGAGAGCACCATAGGAAAGATCAAGCTCCATGACTACATCGGCAATAGCTGGGCCATCGTTTTCTCTCACCCCGGTCTGTAACTAATTTGATATTCTGCTTCTACTAATTTGGTCGACGGACATAAATTAACATTGTGTTTTGGATGTAGGTGATTTCACCCCGGTCTGCACCACCGAGCTTGGGAAGATGGCCGAATACTCCAAGGTGTTCGAGGAGAAAGGAGTGAAGCTGCTGGGTTTGTCCTGCGACGACGTCTCGTCTCATCTCGAGTGGATCAAGGACATTGAAGCCTACAGTGTGAGTTTCAATACTTGTCTCCTGGATCCCTTTGTGGTTTGACGACTTCGTGTTGGGTTTTGATCTGAATTGTTTTGTcattgcatgcatgtgtaggCCGGGTGCAAGGTGGACTATCCAATTATGGCCGATCCGAAGCGAGAGATCATCAAGCAACTCAACATGGTGGATCCCGAAGAGAAAGACTCCTCCGGCAACAACCTACCTTCCCGCGCTCTGCATATTGTTGGCCCTGACAAGAAGGTACCACTTGGTTCtgttaactatatatatattgtgcttaattgattttgaggCAGGTGATTAATTTTGTGATTGTGTAATAGGTGGTGTTGAGCTTTTTGTATCCGGCGACCACTGGCCGGGACATGGATGAGGTGGTGAGGGTGCTGGAGTCGCTGCAGAAGGCGAAGAAGCACAAGATTGCTACTCCGGCAAACTGGAAGCCCGGAGACGATGTTGTGATATCTCCGGGTGTGTCGCAGGAGGAGGCTGAAAGGATGTTCCCTCAGGGTTACAAGACCAAGGACCTTCCTTCCAAGA belongs to Rosa chinensis cultivar Old Blush chromosome 4, RchiOBHm-V2, whole genome shotgun sequence and includes:
- the LOC112195921 gene encoding 1-Cys peroxiredoxin yields the protein MPGLTIGDTIPNVEAESTIGKIKLHDYIGNSWAIVFSHPGDFTPVCTTELGKMAEYSKVFEEKGVKLLGLSCDDVSSHLEWIKDIEAYSAGCKVDYPIMADPKREIIKQLNMVDPEEKDSSGNNLPSRALHIVGPDKKVVLSFLYPATTGRDMDEVVRVLESLQKAKKHKIATPANWKPGDDVVISPGVSQEEAERMFPQGYKTKDLPSKKEYLRFTNV
- the LOC112200948 gene encoding importin beta-like SAD2 homolog isoform X1; this encodes MEVAAQIGQLLNATVSPDSGAVHTATEALDRLSQLPDFPYYLLSISAGGENQGQKIAAATYLKNFTRKNVEGHVSDSKPKVSKEFKDQLLRALLQSEPAVVKVLVEVFRVIVVAEFVKQNWWPELVPDLRAALENSNLISGANSQWNTVNALRVLHALVRPFQYFLEATVSKEPVPPQLELIAKDILVPLLTLFHQIVQKALGTHGMTDVETENLLLIVCKCMYFTVRSHMPSALVPLLPSFCHDLIGILDSLSFDCVITPDNGYQMRLKTGKRSLRIFCCLITRHRKYSDKLMPDIVKCALNVVKYSKNISKLDFLSERIISLSFDVISHVLETGPGWRLVSPHFSYLLDSAIFPALVMNEKDISEWEEDAEEYIRKNLPSDLEEISGWREDLFTARKSAINLLGVISVSKGPQMGTSTNASSASSKRKKGEKKKRNNQTCSIGELLVLPFLSKFPIPSDANPSQTRIMNDYFGVLMAYAGLLDFLREQEPTHSATLVRSRLLPLYNLSVGPPLVAAANWVLGELASCLPEDMSADVYSSLLKALAMPDSSDTSCYPVRVSAAAAIVALLDNDYPPPEWLPLLQVVIGRIGRNEEENSILFQLLSSVVEAGNENVAVHIPYIISSLVVEISKRMPPGLEPWPQMVENGFAALAVMAQIWENDMSEELEEKESSQNFLSGQATIGRAFSDLLQQAWLAPMHISDQEDNALPPPSCLDSASTLLRSIMLSVTGSNVILELKVPELLLVWADLIADWHAWEESEDMSVFECIKEVVSLHSKYGLKNFIVGQMPSPPAPPVPKHSVIEGIGTFISEATLQYPSATWRACSCIHLLLHVPSYSSETENVKQSLAAAFCQATFSRFREVKSKPGSLWKPLLLAISSCYLCSPEVVESTLEKDGDGGFETWLAALGLVSTNSFKPGLSRESEIKLIAVALAKVVERLLILGKSGALLRECFTSLMETSARFNEVEEDNDEDAEEDMDEEDDDGEIEDDDEDEDSEDDEHEETEEEFLNRYAEAALALENGSVIEEGDIEDEDQEMDFERGCLEEIDLQEVVTLLVKKYHPIVIERQEAYPPELISRFVEYFPQCKIFFQHYLKC
- the LOC112200948 gene encoding importin beta-like SAD2 homolog isoform X2; this translates as MEVAAQIGQLLNATVSPDSGAVHTATEALDRLSQLPDFPYYLLSISAGGENQGQKIAAATYLKNFTRKNVEGHVSDSKPKVSKEFKDQLLRALLQSEPAVVKVLVEVFRVIVVAEFVKQNWWPELVPDLRAALENSNLISGANSQWNTVNALRVLHALVRPFQYFLEATVSKEPVPPQLELIAKDILVPLLTLFHQIVQKALGTHGMTDVETENLLLIVCKCMYFTVRSHMPSALVPLLPSFCHDLIGILDSLSFDCVITPDNGYQMRLKTGKRSLRIFCCLITRHRKYSDKLMPDIVKCALNVVKYSKNISKLDFLSERIISLSFDVISHVLETGPGWRLVSPHFSYLLDSAIFPALVMNEKDISEWEEDAEEYIRKNLPSDLEEISGWREDLFTARKSAINLLGVISVSKGPQMGTSTNASSASSKRKKGEKKKRNNQTCSIGELLVLPFLSKFPIPSDANPSQTRIMNDYFGVLMAYAGLLDFLREQEPTHSATLVRSRLLPLYNLSVGPPLVAAANWVLGELASCLPEDMSADVYSSLLKALAMPDSSDTSCYPVRVSAAAAIVALLDNDYPPPEWLPLLQVVIGRIGRNEEENSILFQLLSSVVEAGNENVAVHIPYIISSLVVEISKRMPPGLEPWPQMVENGFAALAVMAQIWENDMSEELEEKESSQNFLSGQATIGRAFSDLLQQAWLAPMHISEDNALPPPSCLDSASTLLRSIMLSVTGSNVILELKVPELLLVWADLIADWHAWEESEDMSVFECIKEVVSLHSKYGLKNFIVGQMPSPPAPPVPKHSVIEGIGTFISEATLQYPSATWRACSCIHLLLHVPSYSSETENVKQSLAAAFCQATFSRFREVKSKPGSLWKPLLLAISSCYLCSPEVVESTLEKDGDGGFETWLAALGLVSTNSFKPGLSRESEIKLIAVALAKVVERLLILGKSGALLRECFTSLMETSARFNEVEEDNDEDAEEDMDEEDDDGEIEDDDEDEDSEDDEHEETEEEFLNRYAEAALALENGSVIEEGDIEDEDQEMDFERGCLEEIDLQEVVTLLVKKYHPIVIERQEAYPPELISRFVEYFPQCKIFFQHYLKC